In Terriglobia bacterium, a single window of DNA contains:
- the pyrF gene encoding orotidine-5'-phosphate decarboxylase, which yields MSDIRERLIVALDVPNAPEARNIVAMVGDSAQIFKVGKQLFTAEGPQVVRDLVAFGRDVFLDLKFHDIPNTVAAAVRQAAQLRVRMLTVHASGGLRMLKAAVEAARSGVATDSSAPTDSPSNSAVARFRAIPRPLILAVTVLTSLNDEDLVEIGVSGRVLDQALRLADLARRAGCDGVVTSAREVRELRRELGPGFIIVTPGIRPAGTAQRKDDQERAATPAEAIAAGATHIVVGRPITAASDPAAAARRILAEISSACPVTV from the coding sequence ATGTCCGACATCCGAGAGCGCCTGATCGTCGCCCTTGACGTTCCCAATGCCCCCGAGGCACGCAACATCGTGGCGATGGTCGGTGACTCGGCCCAGATTTTTAAGGTCGGCAAGCAGCTTTTCACGGCCGAAGGTCCGCAGGTCGTTCGCGACCTCGTCGCCTTCGGCCGTGATGTCTTTCTCGACCTCAAATTCCACGACATCCCCAACACCGTCGCCGCCGCCGTCCGGCAGGCCGCCCAGCTTCGCGTCCGCATGTTGACCGTCCACGCCTCCGGCGGCCTCCGCATGTTGAAAGCCGCCGTCGAAGCCGCCCGGTCCGGGGTGGCAACGGATTCCAGTGCTCCCACAGACTCGCCGTCCAATTCCGCAGTTGCGCGATTCCGGGCAATTCCCCGTCCCCTGATCCTGGCCGTCACCGTCCTTACCAGCCTCAACGACGAAGATCTCGTGGAAATTGGCGTCTCCGGACGCGTCCTCGACCAGGCCCTCCGTCTCGCCGACCTGGCCCGCAGGGCCGGCTGCGACGGTGTCGTGACCTCCGCCCGCGAAGTCCGCGAACTCCGCCGCGAGCTTGGCCCCGGCTTCATCATCGTCACTCCAGGCATCCGTCCCGCCGGAACCGCTCAGCGGAAAGATGATCAGGAACGCGCCGCTACACCCGCCGAAGCCATCGCCGCCGGCGCCACCCATATTGTCGTAGGACGACCCATCACCGCCGCCTCCGACCCCGCCGCCGCTGCCCGCCGCATCCTCGCCGAAATCTCCTCCGCCTGCCCCGTCACGGTTTAG
- a CDS encoding thiamine pyrophosphate-binding protein encodes MSKVTGGDIVVRALEDEGVGFTFGIPGTHNIELYDSLARSRCVRPVLVTDEQSASFMADGVARASGQLAAVNLVPGAGLTHALSGIAEAYLDGVPMLVLACGIRRDTGRAFQLHDVDQLAIARPVTKAQFRAKHGSEIYAAVRRACQIARSAPSGPVLVEIPAEHYFFRHDPDLQALESPPAPPAAPGEQLERARQWLDASRRPLLYLGRGAVQAGADLLTLAERLNAPVATTISGKGVFNEAHDLWLWCGFGAAAPSFVRKIAASCDLTLAIGCRFSEVGTGSYGMTPPGKLIHVDVDPSVLGKNYPADLPVVSDAASFVAALLPHLTSRPIDESLRRDIRSGHEEVRQGWATPDNSEGVYPPHLLATVQELVGDDAVYTTDSGNGTFLAMECLRLPHPHSFLAPVDYSCMGYAVPGALGAALACPDRQVIALAGDGAFLMTGLELLTARQLNLPVMVLVLRDRELAQIAQFQQIALGQKSCSELPDYDLASICKGVGVAYLALQRNGDVEAILKHALIVTGSGLPVVVEVAIDYSQKTYFTRGVVRTNLGRLPWPDRIRFVLRALRRRLTIL; translated from the coding sequence ATGAGCAAAGTGACTGGCGGTGACATCGTCGTGCGTGCGCTGGAAGATGAAGGTGTCGGATTCACTTTCGGCATTCCGGGCACACACAACATTGAGCTCTACGATTCACTCGCCCGTTCCAGGTGCGTGCGCCCAGTCCTGGTTACCGATGAACAGAGCGCTTCTTTCATGGCCGATGGAGTAGCGCGCGCTTCCGGGCAACTTGCTGCAGTGAACCTAGTTCCCGGAGCAGGACTGACACACGCGCTCTCTGGGATCGCCGAAGCTTATCTCGACGGAGTCCCCATGTTGGTGCTCGCTTGTGGGATTCGGCGCGATACGGGAAGGGCGTTCCAGCTCCACGACGTTGACCAACTCGCCATCGCCCGACCCGTGACCAAGGCCCAGTTCCGCGCGAAGCATGGATCGGAAATCTACGCGGCCGTCCGCCGCGCTTGTCAAATCGCGCGAAGTGCCCCGTCAGGCCCTGTGTTGGTCGAGATTCCCGCCGAGCACTACTTCTTCCGCCATGACCCTGACCTGCAGGCACTCGAATCACCTCCGGCACCGCCGGCGGCCCCAGGAGAACAGCTCGAGCGGGCTCGCCAATGGCTCGATGCCAGTCGCCGCCCTCTGCTCTACCTCGGACGCGGAGCCGTTCAAGCCGGTGCCGACCTCCTGACTCTGGCCGAGCGACTGAATGCTCCGGTCGCCACAACCATCTCGGGCAAAGGCGTTTTCAACGAAGCCCATGATCTTTGGTTGTGGTGTGGCTTTGGTGCCGCCGCACCTTCGTTCGTGCGCAAGATCGCAGCGTCTTGCGATCTTACTTTGGCCATTGGTTGCCGCTTCTCGGAGGTTGGCACGGGAAGCTATGGCATGACGCCACCCGGCAAACTGATTCACGTGGATGTCGATCCTTCGGTCCTGGGAAAGAACTACCCTGCCGACTTGCCCGTAGTATCGGATGCGGCAAGTTTTGTTGCCGCCCTGCTTCCTCATCTGACGTCACGCCCTATTGACGAATCATTGCGGCGCGACATCCGTTCCGGCCACGAAGAGGTCAGGCAAGGTTGGGCAACGCCGGATAATTCCGAAGGAGTGTACCCACCTCACCTTTTGGCAACAGTTCAAGAGCTGGTCGGGGACGACGCGGTCTATACCACCGATAGCGGTAACGGGACGTTCCTGGCCATGGAGTGCTTACGGCTGCCACATCCGCATTCGTTTCTGGCCCCGGTTGACTATTCGTGCATGGGTTATGCAGTGCCCGGTGCGCTCGGAGCTGCGCTCGCCTGTCCTGATCGCCAAGTGATTGCTCTGGCGGGCGATGGTGCGTTCTTGATGACAGGCTTGGAACTGCTCACCGCGCGCCAGCTAAATCTGCCAGTAATGGTGTTGGTCTTGCGCGACCGCGAATTGGCCCAGATTGCGCAGTTTCAGCAAATCGCTCTTGGACAGAAGTCCTGTAGTGAGCTTCCTGACTATGACTTGGCCTCCATTTGCAAGGGTGTTGGCGTAGCGTACCTCGCATTGCAGCGCAACGGAGATGTGGAGGCGATTCTCAAACACGCACTCATCGTGACTGGCTCCGGTCTTCCTGTCGTCGTCGAGGTCGCAATCGACTATTCCCAGAAAACCTACTTCACACGCGGCGTGGTGCGCACAAACTTGGGCCGATTGCCTTGGCCGGATCGTATACGCTTTGTATTGCGTGCTTTACGACGCAGGCTCACAATCCTCTGA
- a CDS encoding septal ring lytic transglycosylase RlpA family protein → MRRVLTNILVILVSVTGLEAAPRTNTRPDQKKVDKSIDKTNAASRPRPKPHKPYQIGTASWYGRHFHGKPTASGEPFNMYQFTAAHRRLPLGTLVRVTNLDNGESVVVRVNDRGPMPRARIIDLSYGAARMIGLSGPGLEPVRLDIVEPAAEIAQSEAFLP, encoded by the coding sequence ATGCGACGAGTACTGACCAACATTCTGGTGATCTTGGTTTCGGTCACCGGCCTGGAGGCGGCACCCCGAACGAACACGCGCCCAGATCAGAAAAAAGTAGATAAGAGCATCGATAAGACGAACGCCGCATCCAGACCACGGCCGAAGCCGCACAAGCCCTACCAGATAGGCACCGCCTCCTGGTATGGGCGTCACTTCCACGGCAAGCCCACGGCCAGTGGAGAGCCCTTTAACATGTACCAGTTCACCGCCGCCCATCGGCGCTTGCCCTTGGGCACCCTGGTCCGGGTCACCAACCTGGACAACGGTGAATCGGTAGTCGTGCGGGTCAACGACCGCGGTCCCATGCCCAGGGCCCGGATCATTGACCTATCCTACGGCGCAGCCCGAATGATCGGCCTCAGTGGGCCGGGGCTGGAGCCCGTTCGCTTGGATATTGTCGAACCCGCCGCGGAAATCGCCCAATCCGAGGCTTTTTTGCCTTAA
- a CDS encoding GMC family oxidoreductase: MKRRSYDIVIIGSGAGGGTAAQELSSLCRDGVRIAVLEKGPKLRDDECTGREVEMAKALYEDGGGFLTAEQTMTLALGSAYGGSTVVYTGTSLLPPERVLQRWSVPGLTFADVEQRARKYMAENNVHLLDEALLNENNRLFVEGCQRLHYRVRQFPVNLKGCRGSSLCNLGCPNQAKQGTHRVQLPQAERNGVEVVTRCDVLRIEDKKVFARVSEKPKDGKGEASAWEPGEHQIDAKLVVVCAGAVNSPALLLRSGFGRSLPRLGYGFTCHPALIMVAEHRQPITNFVGHPKSFYLDEFAQSNHFLLETCMYFPFTTAKAIVGFGEEHSRFMRAFPRLQMILVLACDDVDDHNRVTVDGDGRPVVHYRFTPGVIHGLVHGAITSAKIFFAAGAVRAHVPVSRSPTIERADAECLDQIAENPEFKPGKLSISAAHLQGGCAMGSGPENSVTDSYGRVHGVPWLYVADSSLFPNSLEINPYLTIMALADRVAETIRKDLTAQL; the protein is encoded by the coding sequence ATGAAGCGCCGCAGCTATGACATCGTAATCATCGGCTCCGGTGCAGGCGGCGGAACGGCAGCCCAGGAACTGTCGTCGTTATGCCGCGATGGCGTGCGTATCGCAGTCCTCGAGAAGGGCCCGAAACTGCGCGATGACGAATGCACGGGGCGCGAAGTGGAGATGGCGAAGGCCCTGTACGAGGACGGCGGAGGGTTCCTGACAGCCGAGCAGACGATGACATTGGCCTTGGGAAGCGCGTATGGGGGCTCAACCGTCGTATATACGGGTACATCGCTGCTTCCGCCAGAACGAGTCCTTCAGCGATGGAGCGTGCCGGGACTGACGTTCGCCGACGTTGAGCAACGCGCACGAAAGTACATGGCGGAAAACAACGTCCACCTGCTGGATGAGGCGCTTCTCAATGAGAACAACCGGCTGTTCGTCGAGGGATGCCAGCGGCTCCACTATCGCGTTCGGCAGTTTCCGGTGAATCTGAAAGGATGCCGGGGATCGAGCCTTTGCAACCTTGGCTGTCCGAACCAGGCGAAACAGGGGACACATCGCGTGCAGTTGCCGCAGGCCGAGCGCAACGGCGTGGAGGTTGTAACGCGCTGTGACGTACTGCGGATCGAAGACAAAAAGGTCTTCGCGCGCGTCAGTGAGAAGCCGAAAGACGGAAAAGGCGAAGCGTCAGCGTGGGAACCGGGCGAGCATCAGATTGACGCCAAACTGGTGGTGGTTTGTGCGGGTGCGGTGAATTCTCCGGCACTGCTGCTGAGGTCTGGATTTGGCCGAAGCCTGCCGCGATTGGGATACGGGTTCACCTGTCATCCCGCATTGATCATGGTAGCCGAACACCGCCAGCCGATCACGAACTTTGTCGGTCACCCCAAGAGTTTCTACCTAGACGAGTTCGCGCAGAGCAATCACTTCCTTCTCGAAACCTGCATGTACTTCCCGTTTACCACGGCCAAGGCGATCGTTGGGTTCGGTGAGGAACACAGTCGATTTATGCGCGCCTTTCCGCGGCTGCAGATGATTTTGGTGCTGGCGTGTGACGACGTGGATGACCACAATCGCGTGACGGTAGATGGTGATGGGCGCCCGGTGGTTCACTACCGCTTCACACCGGGGGTGATTCACGGCCTTGTGCATGGCGCGATTACGTCGGCGAAGATCTTTTTCGCGGCCGGGGCCGTTCGGGCGCATGTGCCGGTTTCACGCTCTCCGACGATTGAACGCGCGGACGCAGAATGTCTTGACCAGATTGCGGAAAACCCGGAGTTCAAGCCCGGGAAGCTTTCGATCTCTGCCGCGCACTTGCAGGGGGGGTGCGCGATGGGGAGCGGTCCCGAGAATTCGGTGACCGATTCTTATGGCCGGGTGCACGGAGTTCCGTGGCTATATGTGGCCGATTCGAGCCTGTTTCCGAATTCGCTGGAGATCAATCCTTACCTGACCATTATGGCTCTCGCGGACCGTGTGGCGGAGACCATCCGCAAGGATCTGACTGCCCAGCTATGA
- the aroA gene encoding 3-phosphoshikimate 1-carboxyvinyltransferase, with the protein MQNENQVVVGPARNIRGSVAMPGDKSISHRYAMLGAIAEGGTRLRNFSSGADCASTLACMAALGAGVERSADGSIEISGGALRGPAQALDCGNSGSTMRMLAGILAGQEFAAEMVGDESLSRRPMRRVIEPLTAMGARIESRDGCAPLRIRGGHLQAIEYKTPVASAQVKSAVLLAGLFAEGETWVEEPLATRDHTELALEAFGGKVQRAGNRAGIRGGQRLAAIEAEVPGDISSAAFFLCAAALFPESDLIIERVLLNPTRAAIVDELNLVGLRTMLLDAEDRNGELVGTIRVMGGPLHGTVLSGAEIPTLIDELPVLAAIGPYTDTGIEIRDARELRVKETDRIAAVAANLRAMGARVEEREDGLLVPGGQKLHGAEIDARGDHRIAMAFAVAALRAEGETVINGADAARISYPEFFEVLSGIAEP; encoded by the coding sequence ATGCAAAACGAAAACCAGGTCGTTGTCGGTCCGGCGCGCAATATCCGCGGCAGCGTAGCCATGCCCGGTGACAAGTCCATCTCGCACCGCTACGCCATGCTGGGCGCGATCGCCGAGGGAGGCACGCGGCTGAGAAATTTTTCCAGCGGCGCCGATTGCGCCAGCACGCTGGCCTGCATGGCGGCGCTGGGAGCAGGGGTGGAGCGGAGCGCGGACGGTAGCATTGAGATCAGCGGCGGCGCGCTGCGCGGGCCGGCGCAGGCGCTGGACTGCGGAAACTCCGGTTCGACTATGCGCATGCTCGCCGGAATCCTGGCGGGGCAGGAGTTCGCGGCGGAGATGGTGGGCGATGAATCGCTCTCGCGGCGGCCGATGCGGCGCGTGATCGAGCCGCTGACGGCCATGGGCGCGCGCATCGAATCGCGCGATGGCTGTGCGCCGTTGCGTATTCGCGGCGGACACCTGCAGGCGATTGAATACAAGACGCCGGTGGCCAGCGCGCAGGTAAAGTCCGCCGTGCTGTTGGCCGGACTGTTCGCCGAGGGCGAGACCTGGGTTGAAGAGCCGTTGGCGACGCGCGATCACACCGAGCTGGCGCTGGAGGCGTTCGGTGGGAAGGTGCAGCGGGCGGGAAATCGCGCCGGCATCCGCGGCGGCCAGCGGCTGGCGGCGATCGAGGCGGAGGTGCCGGGCGATATATCGTCGGCCGCGTTCTTCCTGTGCGCGGCGGCGCTGTTTCCGGAGTCGGACCTGATCATTGAGCGCGTGCTGTTGAACCCAACGCGCGCCGCGATCGTCGACGAGTTGAACCTTGTGGGCCTGCGGACCATGCTGCTGGATGCCGAAGACCGGAACGGCGAGCTGGTGGGAACAATTCGAGTGATGGGCGGGCCACTGCATGGAACCGTGCTCAGCGGGGCTGAGATTCCAACCTTGATCGACGAACTGCCGGTGCTGGCGGCGATCGGACCTTACACCGATACGGGCATCGAGATCCGCGACGCGCGCGAGTTGCGGGTCAAAGAAACGGACCGCATAGCGGCTGTGGCGGCGAACCTGCGCGCGATGGGAGCTCGCGTGGAAGAGCGCGAAGACGGGCTGTTGGTGCCGGGCGGGCAGAAGCTGCATGGCGCCGAGATTGACGCGCGTGGCGACCATCGCATCGCCATGGCGTTCGCGGTTGCGGCATTACGCGCCGAGGGCGAGACCGTGATCAATGGCGCGGACGCGGCGCGCATTTCCTACCCCGAGTTCTTTGAGGTGCTGAGCGGGATCGCAGAGCCGTAG
- a CDS encoding alpha/beta hydrolase, with product MRVRSSDTEIFYEVMGGGPDVVLLHPFPAHRGVWMPVAELLATRYRVILPDLRGHGESGVGEGPATMQKHAADIARVIDDNGVRKAVFAGESIGGYVLFEFWRRLRERVSALILCNSKAGADNEEARANRLRSAEDVEKRGVEPFVDTMIPKLLGETTRTTRPDLAERARTMMMKMTPAGVAAVQRGMAERPDSAPTLATIDVPTLLITGDEDALTGVGEAEVMQHHIAGSTLQVIPRAGHYAVFEQHEGAARIIRQFLDSASK from the coding sequence ATGCGGGTACGAAGCTCCGATACAGAAATCTTCTATGAGGTGATGGGCGGCGGGCCGGACGTGGTCCTGCTGCACCCGTTTCCCGCCCATCGAGGAGTGTGGATGCCGGTGGCGGAGCTGTTGGCGACACGCTACCGCGTAATCCTGCCCGACCTGCGCGGACACGGTGAGTCGGGAGTGGGAGAAGGGCCGGCGACGATGCAGAAGCACGCGGCGGACATCGCGCGCGTGATCGATGACAACGGGGTCCGCAAGGCGGTGTTTGCGGGAGAGTCGATCGGCGGGTACGTCCTGTTTGAGTTCTGGCGGCGCCTGCGGGAGCGCGTATCGGCGCTGATCCTGTGTAACAGCAAAGCAGGCGCGGACAACGAAGAGGCGCGCGCGAACCGGCTGCGCTCGGCGGAGGATGTGGAGAAACGCGGAGTGGAGCCGTTCGTGGATACCATGATCCCGAAGCTGCTGGGGGAGACCACGCGCACCACGCGGCCGGATTTGGCGGAGAGAGCGCGCACGATGATGATGAAAATGACGCCGGCGGGGGTAGCGGCGGTGCAACGCGGGATGGCGGAGCGTCCGGATTCGGCGCCGACGCTGGCCACCATTGATGTGCCAACGCTGCTGATCACGGGAGACGAGGACGCGCTCACGGGAGTCGGAGAGGCGGAGGTGATGCAGCACCATATCGCGGGCAGCACGCTGCAGGTGATTCCGCGCGCCGGCCATTACGCGGTCTTCGAGCAGCACGAGGGGGCAGCGAGGATCATCCGGCAATTTCTGGATTCGGCTTCGAAGTAG
- a CDS encoding zinc ribbon domain-containing protein has product MPEAAHNVQKEYWRPPGQPPHAMEVATGQLICSQCGTEFVVGARFCHVCGSERGSLIGAGSRWVQWLDFTRIREGLGFSIGALIAFVAGMGCIIAAIATGFIYSAATVLDWQAIQIWRMEWLLAAAAALLAAILLKKPGAR; this is encoded by the coding sequence ATGCCGGAAGCAGCGCACAACGTTCAGAAGGAGTACTGGCGGCCACCGGGCCAGCCGCCGCACGCGATGGAAGTCGCAACCGGCCAGCTTATCTGCTCGCAATGCGGCACCGAGTTCGTGGTCGGCGCCCGGTTTTGCCATGTTTGCGGTTCCGAACGCGGGTCTTTGATCGGTGCCGGCAGCCGCTGGGTGCAATGGCTTGATTTTACCCGCATCCGCGAAGGCCTCGGGTTCTCCATCGGCGCCCTGATCGCCTTCGTCGCCGGGATGGGATGCATCATCGCCGCCATTGCTACCGGCTTCATCTATTCCGCCGCCACCGTCCTAGACTGGCAGGCGATCCAGATCTGGCGTATGGAATGGCTGCTTGCCGCCGCTGCCGCGCTCCTTGCCGCTATCCTGCTCAAGAAGCCCGGCGCCCGCTGA
- a CDS encoding PspC domain-containing protein → MYCNYCGKVIQDDANVCAYCGKRVAAVVARRKLVRPRQGRKLAGVCAGLAEYFDLDVTLIRLVWLVAGILMLPFWVIGYIVAWIVVPEAPEYVAIVPAGTTVSTQQS, encoded by the coding sequence ATGTACTGCAATTACTGCGGCAAAGTGATCCAGGACGATGCCAACGTTTGCGCGTACTGCGGCAAGCGCGTGGCCGCGGTGGTGGCGCGGCGGAAGCTGGTGCGGCCTCGGCAGGGGCGCAAGCTCGCCGGGGTGTGCGCCGGGCTCGCGGAATACTTCGACCTCGACGTGACCCTGATCCGGCTGGTCTGGCTGGTGGCGGGAATCCTGATGCTGCCATTCTGGGTGATCGGTTATATCGTGGCGTGGATCGTCGTGCCGGAAGCGCCAGAGTATGTGGCCATCGTGCCTGCTGGGACAACGGTTTCGACGCAGCAGAGTTGA
- a CDS encoding RNA methyltransferase codes for MPVPAEFERLRVVLVATRNPLNLGAAARAMSNFGFSRLRVVNPYGAAFREARSAVGAEELLAHAEEHKSVAEAVADCALVIGTTAARHRELQHPLRRLTNGARVIRKQLGSDRVALLFGSEKRGLSNEDLSHCHWLLRIPTREEHMSMNLGQAVAVCLYELVRDTRAEPEREKSQLATAGEVQRITTNLLDALRASGYLNPGSAAAAEEKVRRLVRRLNVRAGDAEVWLGMLRQILWKLRSER; via the coding sequence TTGCCTGTTCCGGCTGAATTCGAACGCCTGCGGGTGGTTCTGGTGGCCACGCGTAACCCGCTCAACCTGGGTGCGGCCGCGCGCGCCATGAGCAACTTCGGCTTTTCCCGCTTGCGAGTGGTAAACCCTTATGGAGCAGCATTTCGGGAGGCGCGCTCCGCCGTTGGCGCCGAGGAACTGCTCGCCCACGCGGAGGAGCATAAGAGCGTGGCTGAAGCCGTGGCCGACTGTGCGCTGGTGATCGGAACCACGGCGGCTCGTCACCGCGAACTGCAGCACCCGCTGAGGCGGCTGACAAACGGCGCGCGCGTCATTCGCAAGCAGCTCGGGTCAGACCGCGTCGCCCTGCTATTCGGTTCGGAGAAGCGAGGCCTCTCGAACGAGGACCTCAGCCACTGCCACTGGCTGTTGCGCATCCCCACTCGCGAAGAGCATATGTCGATGAACCTGGGGCAGGCGGTCGCGGTCTGCCTGTACGAGCTTGTGCGCGACACCAGGGCTGAGCCGGAACGGGAGAAATCGCAACTCGCCACGGCGGGCGAGGTGCAGCGGATTACCACGAACCTGCTCGACGCACTGCGCGCCAGCGGCTACCTGAATCCAGGCTCTGCAGCTGCCGCCGAGGAGAAGGTCCGCCGGCTGGTCCGTCGCCTCAACGTGCGAGCGGGCGACGCCGAGGTGTGGCTCGGCATGCTGCGACAGATCTTGTGGAAGCTACGTTCGGAACGGTGA